The following coding sequences are from one bacterium SCSIO 12741 window:
- the nusG gene encoding transcription termination/antitermination factor NusG, protein MAEEIKRRWYVIRAISGKEKKVKEYIELEADRMNMKDYISQVLIPTEKVFQIRNGKKVSKERNFFPGYVLVEVALIGEVPHIIKNIPNVIGFLGAEKGGDPMPLRQSEVNRILGKVDELAESDEELNIPFIVGETVKVIDGPFNSFTGVIEEINEEKKKLKVMVKIFGRKTPLELSYMQVEKE, encoded by the coding sequence ATGGCTGAAGAAATTAAAAGACGGTGGTATGTAATCCGTGCCATTAGCGGAAAGGAAAAGAAGGTGAAGGAGTACATCGAGCTTGAAGCCGATCGTATGAATATGAAAGATTACATCTCTCAAGTCCTGATCCCAACCGAAAAAGTATTTCAAATCCGCAACGGTAAGAAGGTAAGCAAGGAGCGTAACTTCTTTCCTGGATATGTTTTGGTGGAAGTTGCCTTGATTGGTGAAGTTCCCCATATTATTAAGAATATTCCCAATGTAATTGGTTTCTTGGGTGCTGAAAAAGGGGGCGATCCAATGCCTCTGCGTCAGTCAGAAGTGAACCGTATTTTGGGTAAAGTTGATGAACTTGCTGAAAGCGATGAAGAATTGAACATTCCGTTCATCGTTGGCGAAACCGTTAAAGTTATTGACGGGCCTTTCAACTCTTTCACCGGTGTGATCGAAGAGATCAACGAAGAGAAGAAGAAGTTGAAGGTAATGGTGAAAATCTTTGGAAGAAAGACACCATTGGAGTTGAGCTACATGCAAGTCGAAAAGGAGTAA
- a CDS encoding potassium channel family protein: MFRLSLKYFQGLYFSILFLIGILLLGTYGYMYLEQYTFVEGFYMTLITVSTVGFGEVKKLNADGMIFTSFLILSSFGTFAYAATTIARNFLSGNYRNFYKSYKLSQMIANLKGHTIVCGFGNNGEAAVSSLIKHHERFVVIERDEEKLEKIKHIKGALYIVGDATDENNIVEAGINKAKALITTLPSDANNVFVCLTARQLNPKLKIISRATGLKVENKLKLAGANSVIMPDHVGGSHMASLVSTPDLNEFLDRLSIYHSEHDVNLDEFVFHAGNKNSHTVQEIEEFRGGVLRVIGIKGLDQEYRLNPDQEQVVENGEKIFVLGDHRLVEELKKEYALAP; the protein is encoded by the coding sequence ATGTTTAGGCTTTCCCTGAAGTACTTCCAAGGCCTTTATTTTTCCATCCTCTTTCTCATAGGCATTTTGCTATTGGGTACTTATGGCTATATGTACCTGGAGCAATACACTTTTGTGGAAGGATTTTACATGACCCTGATCACAGTGAGTACCGTTGGCTTCGGAGAAGTAAAGAAGCTGAATGCCGATGGAATGATCTTTACCTCTTTTTTGATCCTGAGCAGTTTTGGTACTTTTGCCTACGCAGCAACCACCATCGCTCGTAACTTCTTAAGTGGTAACTACAGAAACTTTTACAAAAGCTATAAACTCTCTCAAATGATCGCGAACCTAAAAGGACATACCATCGTCTGTGGATTTGGTAACAACGGAGAAGCAGCGGTAAGCAGTTTGATAAAACACCATGAACGCTTCGTAGTGATTGAACGGGATGAGGAAAAGCTCGAGAAGATTAAACACATCAAAGGCGCTCTTTATATCGTAGGTGATGCCACCGATGAGAATAATATCGTAGAGGCTGGAATCAACAAGGCCAAGGCTTTGATTACTACCCTGCCAAGTGACGCTAATAATGTATTTGTATGCTTAACTGCACGCCAGCTTAATCCCAAGCTAAAGATCATTAGTCGGGCTACTGGACTGAAGGTAGAGAACAAGCTAAAATTGGCTGGGGCCAATAGTGTAATTATGCCCGACCATGTAGGAGGTAGCCATATGGCCTCTCTGGTAAGTACACCCGATTTGAATGAGTTTTTGGATCGCCTTTCCATTTACCACAGCGAACATGACGTCAACCTCGATGAGTTTGTGTTTCATGCGGGCAACAAGAATAGCCACACGGTTCAGGAAATTGAGGAGTTTAGAGGAGGTGTTTTACGCGTCATCGGGATCAAAGGATTGGATCAGGAATACCGCTTAAATCCCGACCAAGAGCAGGTTGTAGAGAATGGAGAAAAGATCTTTGTCTTAGGAGATCATCGCTTGGTAGAAGAGCTCAAAAAAGAGTACGCATTAGCCCCTTAA
- a CDS encoding adenine phosphoribosyltransferase has protein sequence MLQERVDKAIRNVPDFPKPGINFKDITPVLHDPKLVEDLVIDMANWAKEKQIDAIVGVESRGFLFGVLLAQHLNVPFVMVRKKGKLPYETISYKYDLEYGSAEIEMHVDALLPGSRVLVHDDLLATGGTAVAAAELIRMQQAEVAGFAFLVELAFLGGVEKLKTYSDNIYNLVTY, from the coding sequence GTGCTTCAAGAAAGAGTAGACAAAGCCATTCGGAATGTTCCGGATTTTCCAAAGCCTGGAATTAACTTCAAGGATATTACGCCCGTTCTTCACGATCCAAAACTCGTGGAAGATTTGGTTATTGATATGGCCAATTGGGCCAAAGAAAAACAAATTGATGCCATTGTAGGTGTGGAGAGTAGAGGCTTCCTTTTTGGCGTACTCTTGGCACAACATTTGAACGTGCCGTTTGTCATGGTTAGAAAGAAGGGGAAACTTCCTTACGAAACCATTTCATACAAATACGATTTGGAATACGGTTCTGCCGAAATTGAGATGCATGTGGATGCCTTGCTACCCGGTAGTAGGGTTTTGGTGCATGACGATCTTTTGGCTACCGGAGGTACGGCTGTAGCTGCGGCCGAGTTGATCCGAATGCAGCAGGCTGAGGTAGCTGGTTTTGCCTTTTTGGTAGAACTTGCTTTTTTAGGAGGAGTAGAGAAACTCAAAACCTATTCCGACAACATTTATAATTTAGTTACTTACTGA
- a CDS encoding alanine:cation symporter family protein: protein MGLKKNLLLVLIGVLFLATPSYSFAQSSENATAADSVSMDQKIDAFFGNYLVAPLNVVLFFDPFDKLGIYDPVVYNEGVPVVDSDLGFSVSGEAGSSDLQISPNGKAGVSAGDRVVISDQVYTVAAVSDGSVKVKEPLASALSTAPVSSPVQKPIPFVVVWLVLGAIFFTIRMRFINFRGFRHALDLVQGKYDNPNDKGEVSHFQALATALSATVGLGNIAGVAIAVSIGGAGATFWMITAGLIGMASKFTECTLGVKYRIIDSNGHVSGGPMYYLSRGLAAQNKAGLGKILAILFAILCIGGSFGGGNMFQVNQAFSQMSAEFPALQGNGVYFGMVMAVLVGIVIIGGIRSIAKVTDKIVPFMVGLYVLFSLIIIGINITEIGGAFAAILSGAFSASALKGGVIGVLIVGFQRAAFSNEAGVGSASIAHSASKTNEPVSEGIVALLEPFIDTVVVCTMTALVLIFTGYATNTEGLEGANLTSAAFQSVFPWFKYVLMVAILLFAFSTMISWSYYGQKAFTYLFGRTKTTRLVYKLIFLFFIIVGAASQMNAVTDFSDMMILGMAFPNILGLIFLSKEVRADMISYFNRIRTGEITRYK from the coding sequence ATGGGTTTAAAAAAGAACCTGCTTTTAGTTCTGATCGGGGTGTTATTCTTAGCTACTCCTTCTTATAGCTTCGCCCAATCTTCTGAAAATGCCACGGCAGCCGATTCAGTTTCTATGGATCAAAAGATCGACGCCTTTTTCGGGAATTACCTCGTAGCACCTTTAAATGTAGTTCTGTTTTTTGACCCCTTCGACAAATTGGGGATATATGACCCTGTTGTTTACAACGAAGGTGTGCCCGTAGTTGATTCAGATTTAGGATTTTCCGTTTCAGGTGAAGCAGGAAGTTCTGATCTACAAATTTCACCCAATGGAAAGGCCGGGGTGAGTGCCGGAGATCGGGTGGTGATTAGCGATCAGGTATATACTGTTGCGGCAGTTAGTGATGGTTCGGTGAAAGTTAAAGAGCCCTTGGCTTCTGCATTGAGCACTGCACCTGTGAGTTCCCCTGTTCAGAAACCGATTCCTTTTGTGGTGGTTTGGTTGGTATTAGGGGCCATCTTTTTTACCATAAGAATGCGCTTTATCAATTTCCGAGGATTTAGACATGCCCTGGATTTGGTTCAGGGAAAATACGATAACCCGAATGACAAAGGAGAAGTATCCCACTTCCAGGCTTTGGCTACGGCTTTGTCTGCTACCGTAGGACTCGGAAATATTGCCGGTGTGGCGATCGCTGTAAGTATTGGTGGTGCTGGTGCAACCTTTTGGATGATTACAGCGGGTCTTATCGGAATGGCGTCCAAGTTTACGGAATGTACTTTGGGTGTAAAGTATCGGATTATTGACTCCAACGGTCACGTTTCCGGTGGGCCGATGTATTACCTGAGTCGTGGTCTGGCTGCTCAGAATAAAGCAGGTCTTGGAAAAATCCTGGCCATTTTATTTGCTATTCTATGTATCGGAGGATCCTTTGGTGGCGGAAATATGTTCCAGGTTAACCAAGCATTTTCTCAAATGTCTGCTGAGTTTCCAGCCCTCCAGGGTAACGGTGTTTACTTTGGAATGGTAATGGCCGTATTGGTTGGTATTGTGATTATCGGTGGAATCCGAAGCATTGCCAAAGTAACGGATAAGATTGTACCATTTATGGTAGGCCTTTACGTATTGTTTTCGCTCATCATTATTGGTATCAATATCACCGAAATCGGCGGCGCCTTTGCGGCTATTTTAAGTGGGGCTTTTTCAGCCAGTGCTTTGAAAGGTGGAGTTATCGGTGTATTGATAGTAGGATTTCAACGGGCAGCTTTCTCCAACGAAGCTGGAGTTGGATCGGCATCCATTGCTCACTCGGCGTCCAAGACCAACGAACCCGTTAGTGAAGGAATTGTGGCTTTGTTAGAGCCCTTTATTGACACCGTGGTTGTTTGTACCATGACTGCTTTGGTTTTGATTTTTACGGGATATGCGACCAATACCGAAGGCTTGGAAGGTGCTAACTTAACTTCTGCCGCTTTCCAGAGTGTTTTCCCTTGGTTTAAGTATGTATTGATGGTAGCCATTTTGCTGTTCGCCTTCTCTACCATGATTTCCTGGTCTTACTACGGCCAAAAAGCTTTTACTTATTTGTTCGGTCGCACCAAAACAACTCGTTTGGTCTATAAGCTGATCTTCCTTTTCTTCATCATTGTGGGGGCAGCAAGCCAGATGAATGCGGTAACCGATTTTAGTGACATGATGATTTTGGGAATGGCCTTCCCGAACATACTCGGTCTCATTTTCCTTTCCAAAGAGGTGAGAGCCGATATGATCAGTTATTTTAACCGGATTCGAACCGGTGAGATAACGCGCTACAAGTAG
- the raiA gene encoding ribosome-associated translation inhibitor RaiA, whose protein sequence is MRIKIHSIHFDADQKLEGYINSKVNKLDQFFDNIIDGEVYLKLDKAENKENKVAEIKISLPGNELFVKKQCKSFEEATDTAVDALRRQIKKYKEKLRQH, encoded by the coding sequence ATGAGGATTAAAATTCATTCAATTCATTTCGATGCCGACCAAAAGCTGGAAGGATACATCAATAGCAAGGTGAATAAACTTGACCAGTTTTTTGACAACATTATTGACGGGGAAGTCTATCTGAAGTTAGATAAGGCTGAGAACAAAGAGAATAAGGTAGCTGAAATCAAGATCTCGTTACCGGGAAACGAACTGTTTGTTAAGAAGCAGTGCAAGTCCTTTGAGGAGGCCACCGATACGGCGGTAGATGCCCTCAGGAGGCAGATTAAGAAATACAAGGAGAAATTACGGCAACATTAG
- the secE gene encoding preprotein translocase subunit SecE, translating into MSEVTKYIKESYDEMVHKVSWPNWKSLQNSAVVVLFATFLFAAVIYVMDLAFGQAMDFLYTNIFGNN; encoded by the coding sequence ATGAGTGAAGTAACTAAATACATCAAGGAGTCTTACGACGAGATGGTGCACAAAGTGAGCTGGCCAAATTGGAAGAGCTTACAGAATAGTGCGGTGGTTGTGTTGTTCGCTACTTTTCTTTTCGCTGCTGTAATTTATGTCATGGACCTCGCATTTGGTCAGGCCATGGACTTTTTGTACACCAACATTTTTGGCAACAATTAA
- the rpsU gene encoding 30S ribosomal protein S21 — translation MLIIPVKEGENIDRAVKKYKKKFERTGVMRELRSRQKFTKPSIKRREEILKAIYKEQMKQAEE, via the coding sequence ATGTTAATTATTCCGGTAAAAGAAGGAGAGAACATCGACAGAGCGGTAAAGAAGTACAAGAAGAAATTCGAACGTACCGGTGTAATGCGTGAATTGCGCAGCCGCCAGAAATTTACCAAACCCTCTATTAAGAGACGTGAGGAAATTTTGAAGGCCATCTACAAAGAGCAAATGAAGCAAGCTGAGGAGTAG
- a CDS encoding helix-hairpin-helix domain-containing protein — MTDGWKDFLYFIKVERKGIGGMIILIGLAIAVHQWVASQDVPLTYDTTRYEKLLAEWEKKAESQEVEGSPFGINEADSLDWLSIGLSPKQTAVLLKYRTKAGGFKSIEQLDRIYVIPEKARAYLDEWAYLDEVMEPTIPIRSHEKKSLKKDLVRFAFDPNTLSADSLKLLGLSDRQVKNLVNYRKAGGQFFQAKDLSRLYTINEELSQELEPFVAIELTQDTADSKEHKFETLAEVELNSADSMTLVRVRGIGPYYARLILRYRNRLGGFYSVDQLQEISKIPSETIEQNQWKVDSTLIQKMDLNQVSFKEMLRHPYFDYYHVEKIFDFKRNNGKFSSLQDLKKIEFYEPDFYSKVFPYLTTD; from the coding sequence ATGACCGACGGATGGAAGGATTTCCTGTATTTCATTAAAGTTGAACGCAAGGGGATTGGAGGGATGATTATTCTCATTGGCCTCGCTATAGCCGTTCATCAATGGGTAGCCAGCCAGGATGTACCACTCACTTACGATACCACCCGATACGAAAAGCTTTTGGCCGAATGGGAAAAGAAGGCAGAGTCCCAGGAAGTAGAGGGGAGCCCATTTGGAATTAACGAGGCCGATTCGTTGGATTGGCTATCCATTGGGTTGTCGCCTAAACAAACCGCTGTTCTCCTTAAGTACCGAACAAAGGCTGGAGGTTTTAAGAGCATAGAACAGCTCGACCGCATTTATGTAATTCCTGAGAAGGCCAGAGCATACCTGGATGAATGGGCTTATTTGGATGAGGTTATGGAACCAACTATTCCCATTCGATCCCATGAGAAAAAGTCTTTGAAGAAAGATCTCGTTCGATTTGCTTTTGACCCAAATACACTAAGTGCAGATTCATTGAAACTGCTTGGCCTTTCTGATCGGCAAGTGAAGAATCTGGTTAATTACCGCAAAGCAGGTGGACAATTTTTTCAAGCCAAGGATTTGTCCCGACTGTACACCATTAATGAGGAGTTGAGTCAGGAGTTAGAACCATTTGTTGCCATTGAGCTAACTCAGGATACTGCAGATTCCAAAGAGCATAAATTTGAAACCCTGGCCGAAGTTGAGCTGAATTCAGCAGACAGTATGACCTTGGTTCGGGTTAGGGGAATTGGCCCTTATTATGCCCGATTAATTTTGCGCTATCGAAATCGGTTGGGAGGTTTTTATTCCGTCGATCAGCTTCAGGAAATTTCTAAAATACCTTCTGAAACCATTGAACAAAACCAGTGGAAAGTGGATTCCACTTTGATTCAAAAGATGGATTTGAACCAGGTGAGCTTCAAGGAAATGTTAAGACATCCTTATTTTGACTACTATCACGTCGAAAAAATATTCGATTTCAAGCGCAATAACGGAAAATTCTCATCTTTGCAGGACCTCAAAAAAATCGAGTTTTATGAGCCCGATTTTTACAGTAAGGTTTTTCCTTATTTAACTACTGACTAA
- a CDS encoding acyl-CoA dehydrogenase, which produces MEFVVGENQKMIQDMVRDFCEKEIRPHIMEWDESQEFPVPVFKKLGELGLMGVLVPTEYGGSGFGYREYYTVVSEIGKVCGSIGLSVAAHNSLCTGHILQFGNEEQKRKYLPKLATAEWIGAWGLTEQNTGSDAGGMLTTAKEDGDHYVLNGSKNFITHGKSGNVAVIIARTGEKGDSHGMTAFIVEKGTPGFSAGKKENKLGMRASETTELIFDNCRVPKENMLGEVGQGFIQAMKVLDGGRISIAALGCGIAKGAYEAAVKYAKEREQFGRPISSFQAISFKLADMATEIEAAELLTLQAADMKNRGEKMTKESAFAKYYSSEVAVRTSNEAVQIFGGYGYTKDFPVEKFYRDSKLCTIGEGTSEIQKLVIAREILRD; this is translated from the coding sequence ATGGAATTTGTGGTAGGGGAGAACCAAAAGATGATTCAAGATATGGTTCGCGATTTTTGTGAAAAAGAGATCCGTCCTCATATTATGGAGTGGGATGAGTCTCAGGAATTTCCTGTTCCGGTTTTCAAGAAATTGGGTGAACTCGGCTTGATGGGCGTTTTGGTACCCACTGAGTATGGAGGGTCCGGATTTGGTTACCGGGAATACTACACCGTTGTTTCTGAAATTGGAAAAGTTTGTGGTTCTATTGGGTTGAGCGTTGCTGCGCACAATTCACTTTGTACTGGACACATTCTTCAGTTTGGTAACGAAGAGCAGAAAAGAAAATATTTGCCCAAGTTGGCTACCGCGGAGTGGATTGGTGCTTGGGGGTTGACTGAGCAAAACACGGGTTCTGATGCCGGAGGAATGTTGACCACGGCTAAGGAAGACGGAGATCACTATGTACTTAACGGATCCAAAAACTTCATTACTCATGGTAAGTCTGGAAACGTAGCTGTGATCATCGCTCGTACTGGTGAAAAAGGAGATTCTCATGGCATGACTGCCTTTATTGTTGAGAAAGGGACTCCAGGATTTTCGGCCGGTAAGAAAGAAAATAAATTAGGGATGCGTGCCTCAGAAACCACCGAGCTGATTTTTGATAATTGTCGGGTTCCTAAAGAGAATATGCTTGGAGAAGTTGGTCAGGGATTTATCCAGGCCATGAAAGTGTTGGATGGTGGCCGCATTTCGATTGCCGCTTTGGGTTGTGGAATAGCTAAAGGAGCCTATGAAGCAGCTGTAAAGTATGCGAAAGAAAGAGAACAGTTCGGAAGACCAATTTCCAGTTTCCAGGCCATTTCCTTCAAATTGGCCGATATGGCTACTGAGATTGAAGCTGCTGAGTTACTAACACTTCAAGCAGCCGATATGAAGAATAGAGGGGAGAAGATGACCAAGGAATCGGCATTTGCTAAGTACTATTCTTCTGAGGTAGCAGTTAGAACTTCCAACGAAGCCGTTCAGATTTTCGGTGGATATGGATACACCAAAGACTTCCCAGTAGAAAAATTCTACCGTGATTCTAAATTGTGCACCATCGGAGAAGGAACTTCAGAAATTCAAAAGTTGGTTATCGCACGTGAAATTCTCAGAGACTAA
- the tuf gene encoding elongation factor Tu, with product MAKETFDRSKPHVNIGTIGHVDHGKTTLTAAITRTLADAGLAEQRDFDSIDNAPEEKERGITINTSHVEYQTANRHYAHVDCPGHADYVKNMVTGAAQMDGAILVVASTDGPMPQTREHILLARQVGVPRIVVFMNKVDMVDDEELLELVEMEIRELLDFYEYDGDNTPVVQGSALGALEGKAEWQEKVMELMAAVDEFIPLPERDVDKDFLMPVEDVFSITGRGTVATGRIETGVINSGDPVDIIGFGAEKLQSTVTGVEMFRKILDRGEAGDNVGLLLRGIEKTEIRRGMVIAKPGSITPHLKFKAEIYVLKKEEGGRHTPFHNKYRPQFYLRTTDVTGEIVLPADREMVLPGDNLTIEVHLIAPVAVNKGLKFAIREGGRTVGAGQITEIVE from the coding sequence ATGGCTAAGGAAACTTTTGATCGTTCCAAACCGCACGTAAATATCGGTACCATCGGTCACGTTGACCACGGTAAAACTACTTTGACTGCGGCTATTACGAGAACTCTTGCAGATGCCGGTTTGGCTGAGCAACGCGATTTCGATTCTATCGATAACGCTCCAGAAGAAAAAGAAAGAGGTATTACTATTAATACTTCACACGTTGAATATCAAACAGCCAACAGACACTACGCACACGTAGATTGTCCTGGTCACGCTGACTACGTTAAGAACATGGTAACTGGTGCTGCTCAGATGGACGGCGCTATCTTGGTTGTAGCTTCTACTGATGGTCCTATGCCACAAACTCGTGAGCACATCCTTTTGGCTCGTCAGGTAGGTGTACCTCGTATCGTTGTATTCATGAACAAAGTGGATATGGTTGACGATGAGGAGCTTCTTGAGCTAGTTGAGATGGAAATCCGTGAATTGCTTGACTTCTACGAATACGATGGCGACAACACTCCAGTTGTTCAAGGTTCTGCTTTGGGTGCATTGGAAGGTAAAGCTGAGTGGCAAGAGAAAGTTATGGAATTGATGGCTGCTGTAGATGAGTTTATTCCACTTCCAGAGCGTGATGTTGACAAAGATTTCTTGATGCCTGTAGAGGATGTATTCTCTATTACTGGTCGTGGTACTGTTGCTACCGGTCGTATCGAGACAGGTGTTATCAACTCTGGTGACCCAGTAGACATCATTGGTTTCGGTGCTGAGAAATTGCAGTCTACCGTAACTGGTGTTGAGATGTTCCGTAAGATTTTGGACCGTGGTGAAGCTGGTGACAACGTTGGTTTGTTGTTGCGTGGTATTGAGAAGACTGAGATCAGAAGAGGTATGGTAATTGCCAAGCCAGGATCTATCACTCCTCACCTGAAGTTTAAGGCTGAGATCTACGTATTGAAGAAAGAAGAAGGTGGACGTCACACTCCATTCCACAATAAGTACCGTCCTCAGTTCTACTTGAGAACTACAGACGTTACAGGTGAGATCGTATTGCCAGCAGACCGCGAAATGGTATTGCCAGGTGATAACCTTACTATTGAAGTACACTTGATTGCTCCAGTAGCTGTTAACAAAGGACTTAAGTTTGCTATCCGTGAAGGTGGTAGAACTGTAGGTGCTGGACAGATTACTGAGATTGTAGAGTAA
- the rplK gene encoding 50S ribosomal protein L11 — MAKEVSGLIKLQIRGGAANPSPPVGPALGAKGVNIMEFCKQFNARTQDKAGKVLPVIITVYADKSFDFIVKTPPVAVQLKEAAKIKSGSSESNRKKVASVSRDVIRKIAEDKMPDLNCFTVESAMEMVAGTARSMGITVKG; from the coding sequence ATGGCAAAAGAAGTAAGTGGTCTGATTAAGTTGCAAATCAGAGGAGGTGCTGCAAATCCATCGCCACCCGTAGGTCCCGCACTGGGAGCGAAAGGGGTGAACATTATGGAGTTTTGTAAGCAGTTTAACGCCAGAACTCAAGACAAAGCCGGTAAAGTATTACCTGTTATTATTACAGTATACGCCGACAAGTCTTTTGATTTTATCGTTAAAACTCCCCCGGTTGCAGTACAGCTGAAAGAAGCCGCCAAAATCAAGTCTGGTTCTTCGGAATCAAACCGGAAAAAAGTGGCCTCTGTAAGTAGAGACGTAATTAGAAAAATTGCTGAAGACAAGATGCCTGACCTCAATTGTTTCACCGTAGAATCCGCCATGGAAATGGTGGCCGGTACTGCTCGCAGTATGGGAATTACAGTGAAGGGATAG
- a CDS encoding tyrosine recombinase XerC: MPIEEFLQYLQTEKRASSHTVTAYQNDLTSFSDFLIEFYPDTTPDQASHSMIRTWLVSLVQSGISNRSVGRKLSALKSYYRFLLKSEVIETNPAAKVTAPKTEKRLPEFLDQQKVREIQENPVEAQDESAESEFEALRDQLIFDLFYHTGMRLSELIGIQVNDVDLVSGQLKVLGKRNKERILPISAALKASIVKYLEIRPTVALKTENSLILTARGNKVYPKLVYRVVRSTIEKVSSREKRSPHVLRHTFATHLLNNGADLNAVKELLGHANLSATQIYTHNTFEKLKSIYKQAHPRA; encoded by the coding sequence ATGCCTATAGAAGAATTTCTTCAATATCTCCAAACCGAAAAACGGGCTTCAAGCCACACCGTAACCGCTTACCAAAACGACCTTACCTCCTTTTCTGATTTCCTAATCGAGTTTTATCCGGACACTACTCCTGATCAAGCCAGTCATTCTATGATTCGAACCTGGTTGGTGAGTTTGGTTCAATCGGGTATATCCAATCGCAGCGTTGGGCGAAAACTATCTGCCTTAAAGTCCTATTACCGATTCTTGCTGAAAAGCGAAGTTATTGAGACTAATCCTGCGGCGAAGGTTACCGCTCCTAAAACAGAAAAAAGATTACCAGAATTTCTGGATCAGCAAAAGGTTCGGGAAATTCAAGAAAATCCGGTAGAAGCTCAGGATGAATCGGCCGAAAGTGAATTTGAGGCGCTCCGAGACCAGTTGATCTTCGATTTGTTTTACCATACCGGCATGCGATTATCTGAATTAATTGGAATTCAGGTCAATGATGTGGATTTGGTAAGCGGCCAGCTTAAGGTATTGGGAAAACGGAACAAGGAAAGGATACTCCCTATTTCTGCGGCGCTTAAAGCAAGTATTGTTAAGTATCTAGAAATACGGCCTACTGTAGCCCTGAAAACGGAAAATTCTTTGATTTTGACCGCTCGTGGTAACAAAGTTTATCCTAAATTAGTATACAGGGTAGTGAGGAGTACCATTGAAAAAGTCTCTTCGAGGGAAAAAAGGAGTCCACACGTACTGAGGCATACGTTTGCCACCCATCTTCTTAATAATGGGGCAGACTTAAATGCTGTAAAGGAGTTGTTGGGGCATGCAAATCTGTCGGCAACACAGATCTACACCCACAACACCTTTGAGAAATTAAAATCCATTTATAAACAAGCTCACCCCAGAGCGTAA
- the rplA gene encoding 50S ribosomal protein L1, whose translation MATLTKKRKEALSKLDQNKSYSLKEAADLVKEISTTKFDASVDVAVRLGVDPRKANQMVRGTVTLPHGTGKDVKVLVLCTPDKEEEAKQAGADYVGLDEYVDKIKGGWTDVDVIVTMPSVMGKVGALGRILGPRGLMPNPKTGTVTMDIAKAVNEVKAGKIDFRVDKFGIIHAAVGKVSFDANKIYDNASELLSTIIKLKPAAAKGTYVKSIFLSSTMSAGIQVDPKSVQS comes from the coding sequence ATGGCTACTTTGACAAAAAAGAGAAAAGAAGCTCTGTCTAAGCTCGACCAGAACAAAAGCTATTCTTTGAAAGAAGCTGCTGATCTGGTAAAGGAAATCTCCACCACTAAGTTTGATGCTTCTGTTGATGTTGCTGTACGCTTAGGTGTTGATCCCCGTAAAGCGAATCAAATGGTTCGTGGAACGGTTACTTTGCCTCACGGTACTGGTAAGGACGTAAAAGTTTTGGTACTGTGTACTCCTGACAAGGAGGAAGAAGCAAAGCAAGCCGGTGCTGACTATGTTGGTCTTGACGAGTACGTTGACAAGATCAAAGGTGGTTGGACCGACGTGGATGTGATCGTCACTATGCCATCTGTGATGGGTAAGGTTGGTGCATTGGGTCGTATTTTGGGACCTCGTGGATTGATGCCAAACCCTAAAACAGGTACAGTAACGATGGATATCGCCAAAGCGGTAAACGAAGTGAAAGCCGGTAAAATCGACTTCCGTGTCGACAAATTCGGAATCATTCACGCTGCCGTTGGTAAAGTTTCCTTTGATGCTAATAAGATTTACGATAACGCTTCCGAGTTGTTGTCTACCATCATCAAATTGAAGCCTGCTGCTGCTAAAGGAACCTATGTGAAAAGCATTTTCCTTTCAAGCACTATGAGCGCTGGTATTCAGGTAGACCCTAAATCGGTTCAGTCGTAA